A single window of Halobacterium jilantaiense DNA harbors:
- a CDS encoding DUF7563 family protein — MPQCRNCGSHVTVQFAKVFGDNQDTVHNCMSCVPNAELDDGAASNADGTVDARHAWSD, encoded by the coding sequence ATGCCTCAGTGTAGAAACTGCGGGAGCCACGTGACAGTCCAGTTCGCCAAGGTGTTCGGGGACAACCAGGACACCGTCCACAACTGCATGAGCTGTGTGCCGAACGCGGAGCTCGACGACGGTGCCGCCTCGAACGCCGACGGGACCGTGGACGCGCGCCACGCCTGGAGCGACTGA
- a CDS encoding HalOD1 output domain-containing protein has protein sequence MSPDHDLDEDVPSADTKISSVDRTTFDGAAAAVSRAVATALDCDQTDLEPLQYTIDADALDRLFDGADADDLVVTFSYEEVQVRVSQRAVEVWQ, from the coding sequence ATGAGTCCCGACCACGACCTCGACGAAGACGTGCCGAGCGCGGACACGAAGATCTCCTCCGTCGACCGAACGACCTTCGACGGCGCAGCGGCAGCCGTCTCCAGAGCGGTCGCGACCGCTCTGGACTGCGACCAGACCGACCTGGAGCCGCTCCAGTACACCATCGACGCCGACGCGCTCGACCGCCTGTTCGACGGTGCCGACGCCGACGATCTGGTGGTCACGTTCTCGTACGAGGAAGTCCAGGTCCGCGTGAGCCAGCGAGCCGTCGAGGTCTGGCAGTAA
- a CDS encoding right-handed parallel beta-helix repeat-containing protein gives MSEPNADDESRNDHPTDEKDASTTRRTFVKGLAAAATVGGSASLFGRASAQESLDGYLPPDGTQTIPAGEYDWDGDGLSVGSGDTLAGGGEAGDVVWNLNSDTMDGTVSGRLENVVVRGDNPAPKAGIDLAPGGVIDGFVWPEGGGQSEDRALYHPDGGSRTEVHNSAFGWMANNGAYIDKAPVTMENVAAVNNNIANIRVGHWERKGTSNPREKTTYIRNCLVAVTETPRHDDEAGSHARGIRLRHPAHLVIENCYVVFLDVDGTADLVELHDEAPGSTVEIRNTHFYNDSGGRIVRDKSGGEMDVTIEDCTIAGSGNREVQPSFDGNGFTEESVTVPLPSEITGYDAADEIDGIGPDVGPFSSDATGSGGTSESDSYDHTLVVHADPENPLSDDAAPGDLDMLVTVSGSADYGEDAEPDSDRVYTNADGTTTIKVNNLKPDEFDSFEFDGEVTDYVVDDGYGYTVSVDGKTTTFENLTDGTFDYNGSGTPDGSTDTSTGEDDSTSLPKSIVIDGQSATDVTTYTFTVTGDVNRDAENSTSSDDGLTWCAIEDVAEGGKVVGLVGDGVDVFQHSGDVTDLTVDGDAAVYMARND, from the coding sequence ATGTCGGAACCCAACGCCGACGACGAATCGCGTAACGACCACCCTACCGACGAGAAGGACGCGTCTACCACCCGCCGCACCTTCGTGAAGGGCCTCGCCGCCGCGGCGACCGTCGGTGGCTCTGCCTCTCTCTTCGGCCGCGCGTCGGCCCAGGAGTCACTCGACGGCTACCTCCCCCCGGACGGCACCCAGACGATTCCCGCCGGCGAGTACGACTGGGACGGCGACGGCCTCTCCGTCGGCAGCGGCGACACGCTCGCCGGCGGCGGCGAGGCGGGCGACGTCGTCTGGAACCTGAACTCGGACACGATGGACGGAACCGTCTCCGGCCGCCTCGAGAACGTGGTCGTCCGCGGCGACAACCCCGCCCCGAAGGCGGGCATCGATCTGGCACCCGGCGGCGTCATCGACGGCTTCGTCTGGCCCGAGGGCGGCGGCCAGAGCGAGGACCGCGCACTCTACCACCCGGACGGCGGCTCCCGAACCGAAGTGCACAACTCGGCGTTCGGCTGGATGGCGAACAACGGCGCGTACATCGACAAAGCACCCGTGACGATGGAGAACGTCGCCGCGGTGAACAACAACATCGCGAACATCCGTGTCGGCCACTGGGAGCGGAAGGGCACCTCGAACCCCCGCGAGAAGACCACCTACATCCGGAACTGTCTGGTCGCGGTCACGGAGACCCCGCGCCACGACGACGAAGCCGGGTCGCACGCGCGAGGCATTCGTCTCCGCCACCCCGCGCACCTCGTCATCGAGAACTGCTACGTCGTCTTCCTCGACGTCGACGGCACCGCGGACCTCGTCGAGCTCCACGACGAGGCTCCCGGCTCCACCGTCGAAATCCGGAACACGCACTTCTACAACGACAGCGGCGGCCGCATCGTCCGGGACAAGTCCGGCGGCGAGATGGACGTCACCATCGAGGACTGCACCATCGCGGGCTCCGGCAACCGCGAGGTCCAGCCGAGCTTCGACGGCAACGGGTTCACTGAGGAGTCAGTTACGGTCCCCCTACCGTCCGAAATCACGGGCTACGACGCGGCCGACGAAATCGACGGCATCGGCCCGGACGTCGGCCCGTTTAGTAGCGACGCCACCGGCTCGGGTGGCACGAGCGAGTCGGACAGCTACGACCACACGCTCGTCGTGCACGCCGACCCCGAGAATCCGCTTTCCGACGACGCCGCGCCCGGCGACCTCGACATGCTGGTCACCGTCTCCGGGAGCGCCGACTACGGCGAGGACGCGGAACCGGACTCCGACAGGGTCTACACGAACGCCGACGGCACGACCACGATCAAGGTCAACAACCTCAAGCCAGACGAGTTCGACTCCTTCGAGTTCGACGGCGAGGTCACGGACTACGTGGTCGACGACGGCTACGGGTACACCGTCTCCGTCGACGGGAAGACGACCACCTTCGAGAACCTCACCGACGGAACGTTCGACTACAACGGCTCGGGCACGCCCGACGGCTCGACGGACACGAGTACGGGCGAGGACGACAGCACCTCGCTGCCGAAGTCCATCGTCATCGACGGCCAGTCCGCGACCGACGTGACCACGTACACGTTCACCGTCACCGGGGACGTCAACCGGGACGCCGAGAACAGCACGTCCAGCGACGACGGCCTCACGTGGTGTGCCATCGAGGACGTCGCAGAGGGCGGGAAAGTCGTCGGCCTCGTCGGCGACGGCGTCGACGTGTTCCAGCACAGTGGCGACGTGACCGACCTCACCGTCGACGGCGACGCCGCGGTGTACATGGCGCGCAACGACTGA
- a CDS encoding alkaline phosphatase family protein has translation MRRPADAYGVTDQSGLRTLLVGLGGVCERTLRPHVEAGRASTVGDLIADGAAASMASQVVPETHSAWPSLYTGVNPGRHGVFGRRAFDGRECSRATFRDVREHALWELLDRRGRSSVVVNVPVTAPPSPFDGALVSGWGGPDRPACHPEGALAALDGMPDDYRVYVPGDATGDERVAWSRRLAAARATAFVRLVDRVGPDFGFLGFHQTKTVFRDCPDDPSAQAAVFDAVDDAVATAVEATDPDTVVLASDHGVAPLDGPSFRVNDFLHDRDLLSTTRGGTDALPPRPAADSGHEPDGRSLGARLAGLAAKAGATSQRVASLLDRVGLDGLAGGVLPRRVVWAATERVDRDASVAYARSGERYGVRVNCAGRDPDGVVSPAEYQSVRSDLVDALRTVRTPDGERVFSAVGPAEQFFGGPHVEAGPDVVTVPRRFDVHLDAALCGTQFGDPERAYANVPRGLLALAGDGVDESASVSEPHLFDVAPTVLASLGVPPSTRMDGDVLAPVDTLESTEYAPFTDGPPGDSGPSRRLSRPGQPDGEEP, from the coding sequence ATGCGCCGACCGGCGGACGCCTACGGTGTGACCGACCAGTCCGGCCTGCGGACGCTGCTCGTGGGGCTCGGCGGTGTCTGCGAGCGCACGCTCCGTCCGCACGTCGAGGCCGGGCGTGCGTCGACCGTCGGCGACCTGATCGCCGACGGCGCGGCCGCGTCGATGGCGTCTCAGGTGGTGCCGGAGACACACAGCGCGTGGCCGTCGCTGTACACGGGCGTGAACCCCGGCCGTCACGGCGTCTTCGGTCGGCGAGCCTTCGACGGCCGCGAGTGCTCGCGCGCGACGTTCCGGGACGTCCGCGAGCACGCGCTCTGGGAGCTGCTGGACCGCCGCGGGCGCTCCAGCGTCGTCGTGAACGTCCCCGTGACCGCGCCCCCCAGCCCGTTCGACGGTGCACTCGTGTCGGGGTGGGGCGGCCCGGACCGGCCGGCCTGCCACCCGGAGGGCGCGCTGGCGGCCCTCGACGGCATGCCCGACGACTACCGCGTGTACGTCCCCGGGGACGCCACCGGTGACGAGCGCGTGGCGTGGTCGCGTCGGCTCGCCGCCGCTCGCGCGACGGCGTTCGTCCGGCTCGTCGACCGAGTCGGCCCCGACTTCGGCTTCCTGGGGTTCCACCAGACGAAGACCGTCTTCCGGGACTGTCCCGACGACCCGAGTGCGCAGGCCGCCGTCTTCGACGCCGTCGACGACGCCGTGGCGACTGCCGTCGAGGCGACCGACCCGGATACCGTCGTGCTCGCCAGCGACCACGGGGTCGCGCCGCTGGACGGCCCGTCGTTCCGTGTCAACGATTTCCTCCACGACCGCGACCTGCTGTCGACGACGCGCGGCGGCACGGACGCGCTCCCGCCGCGGCCGGCAGCTGACTCCGGCCACGAACCGGACGGCCGGAGCCTCGGGGCGCGGCTGGCGGGGCTCGCGGCGAAGGCGGGCGCGACGAGCCAGCGCGTGGCGTCGCTCCTCGACCGCGTCGGCCTCGATGGACTCGCCGGCGGCGTCCTCCCGCGCCGAGTCGTGTGGGCGGCCACCGAGCGCGTGGACCGCGACGCGTCGGTGGCGTACGCGCGCTCCGGCGAGCGGTACGGAGTCCGCGTCAACTGCGCCGGCCGCGACCCGGACGGCGTCGTCTCGCCCGCGGAGTACCAGAGCGTGCGTTCGGACCTCGTGGACGCGCTCCGGACCGTGCGCACGCCGGACGGTGAGCGCGTGTTCTCGGCCGTCGGACCCGCGGAGCAGTTCTTCGGCGGCCCGCACGTCGAGGCGGGCCCGGACGTGGTGACGGTGCCGCGGCGCTTCGACGTCCACCTGGACGCGGCGTTGTGCGGCACCCAGTTCGGCGACCCCGAGAGAGCGTACGCGAACGTTCCCAGAGGGCTGCTCGCGCTCGCTGGCGACGGCGTCGACGAGTCGGCGTCCGTCTCCGAACCACACCTCTTCGACGTCGCGCCGACCGTGCTGGCGTCGCTGGGAGTCCCACCGAGTACTCGCATGGACGGGGACGTGCTCGCGCCAGTCGACACTCTGGAATCGACAGAGTACGCGCCGTTCACCGACGGGCCGCCCGGCGACAGCGGGCCGAGTCGGCGGCTGTCGCGGCCGGGGCAGCCCGACGGCGAGGAGCCCTGA